In Fusobacterium canifelinum, a genomic segment contains:
- a CDS encoding ABC transporter permease, with protein sequence MSNKLDRRKTSLIIFIFTMIFFYLPLIVLIIYSFNDGKGMVWNGFSLRWYKELFKHSNNIWKAFYYSIFIALISSLVSTIIGTFGAIALKWFDFKGKKYLKNLSVLPLVVPDIIIGVSLLIMFATLKFKLGITTIFIAHTTFNIPYVLFIVLSRLDEFDYSIVEAAYDLGATNRQTLTKVIIPMLLPAIISAFLMALTLSFDDFVITFFVSGPGSSTLPLRIYSMIRLGVSPVVNALSVILIVISILLTLSTKKLQKNFIK encoded by the coding sequence ATGTCTAATAAACTGGATAGAAGAAAAACATCTTTAATAATTTTTATTTTCACTATGATATTTTTTTATTTACCATTGATAGTACTGATTATTTATTCTTTTAATGATGGTAAAGGAATGGTTTGGAATGGCTTTTCTTTAAGATGGTACAAAGAATTGTTCAAACATTCTAACAATATCTGGAAAGCATTTTATTATAGTATATTTATAGCCCTTATTTCATCTCTTGTTTCAACAATTATAGGTACTTTTGGTGCTATTGCTTTAAAATGGTTTGATTTTAAGGGTAAAAAATATTTAAAAAATCTGAGTGTTTTACCACTTGTAGTGCCAGATATAATAATTGGTGTTTCACTTCTTATTATGTTTGCTACACTAAAATTTAAATTGGGAATTACAACAATTTTTATCGCTCACACAACATTTAACATTCCCTATGTCTTATTTATAGTTCTTTCAAGACTTGACGAATTTGATTATTCTATTGTTGAAGCTGCCTATGATTTAGGTGCAACTAATAGACAAACTTTAACAAAGGTTATTATCCCTATGTTATTGCCAGCTATAATATCAGCATTTTTAATGGCTTTAACATTATCTTTTGATGATTTTGTAATAACATTCTTTGTTTCTGGTCCAGGTTCTTCAACTTTACCACTTAGAATTTATTCTATGATAAGATTAGGAGTGTCTCCTGTTGTAAATGCTTTATCTGTGATATTGATTGTTATCTCAATTTTGTTAACATTATCAACAAAGAAATTACAAAAAAATTTCATAAAATAG